The Ananas comosus cultivar F153 linkage group 4, ASM154086v1, whole genome shotgun sequence region CATAATATTACAGAAGCCAATCTGCAGAAGCAGAAGTTCTAGGTGAGGGCCATGAGGCTAAGATGAACATCAACATCTTAAGAAATGAGAAATTCCGTAATCATCTTTCACAAGAatgtttttttgagaataaactTTCATAAGAATGTTATGCCAtgatatatgtgtgtgtgtatatatatatatatatatatatatatatatatatatttcttttgatttaaGATCTGAACATGCAGAAACAGTTAGCAATCATTTTGCCAAGATTTCTAGACCTGATATGTATTATTTGTAACACAATAGGTTTGGGAAGGCAGCGACCGCCTCCTCCATCCTGTCAATGAATTTCGTGAACATTCAAAAGCAGTCACCAGTTTGGCAATATCAAACTCAGGGGAGAGATTGTACAGTGGCTCTCTTGACAAATTTATAAAGGTATATGGTTCTAATGTTGTCTGCTACTATAGTAGTGTGCTAATATGTTTGTAAATATGAAGTAATGGTGTGTGAACAGGTATGGGCCATTCAAGATAGAGATCATCATTGTGTTGAGTGCATGACACAAAAGAGCAAGTTCATAACTTAATCGTCTCAAATATCATTGCTTGCTTCACTCCACAAGGAGCTAGTGTTAAGGTGCTTTTGGATGCCGTTAGTTTATCTTTTCCAACCACTTGTTTCGCAGTTTGTTGTTCACGATgacatttttttcctttttcagtTACTGCCCTGGAATGGGAACTCCAAGTTTCTTAACCCAAACAAGCATGTAAGGTCTTTAGTCCAAGTCCAGGGGAAGCTTTACTGTGGATGTAATGATAGCAGTATCCAGGTGTGCTTTTACGACTAGTAGTTTTCCATTTTATAGATAAATGGGTGTGCCCAAAATCACACATACAAGCTTTTTTATCGGCATAAAAATATGTATGTAAAAATCGTTTAATTTCTTCATCCATATTCTTTACTCTTGTtgccaaataaaaaatttagagtttTTGGCCTTAGTTACTTAtactttattttctattaattgtCAAGTTCTATGCAATTAAATGCAGATGATTTTATGATATTCTTTAATATTGCCTAGCATTGGATGATTTGTACTTTAAGCTCATATGACTTTAAAGTACAGAAAGATAAACGCCTATAAATGACAGGGATGTTCTAAAGGCATACTCTGTCTATGACAGGGATGTTGGATATGTTCAGGTTTGAGTCTAGATACTAAAGAAAAACTAAGATTTTGAAAGTTGTAACTGACATAATTGAATAGTTAGCTCTTGGATATCTATAATGCAGCTGTTTTTTATTGCAGGGTATGGGATTTTTAGCAGGTCTGTTACTTCTTTACATGAGTGAAGAGGATGCTTTTTGGCTAGTAGTTGCTTTATTGAAGGGGGCTGTTCATGCACCAATGGAAAGGTTGTATCgggtaattaaaaatatttcaaaatttcttgTTTTTAAATAAATACGTACCTTCATTTTGATGTTGAGATGacatttttgtttaattatttttcattgcTTCTTGGTTCATCATTGTTTGTGGGAAGAGGCCATATAGTTGCCCATGAGTTTATATTCATCTCCACTTGCAATGCTTCAGCATTTTAGACTAGCACTTATATTTGTACTTGTGGAACAGGTAGGTCTGCCACTTGTACAGCAATACCTATTTCAGTTTGAGCAATTAGTGAATGAGTACATGCCAAAGTTGGGGCAACATTTTTCTGAAGAAAAGATAAACCCAAGCATGCACGCAAGCCAATGGTTCATAACTGTATTTTCATATTCATTTCTGTTTCCTTTGGTTCTTCGCATTTGGGATGTTTTCCTGTATGAGGTTAGTATCG contains the following coding sequences:
- the LOC109709079 gene encoding EVI5-like protein, whose product is MGFMNKIDFAPVWEGSDRLLHPVNEFREHSKAVTSLAISNSGERLYSGSLDKFIKLLPWNGNSKFLNPNKHVRDVLKAYSVYDRDVGYVQGMGFLAGLLLLYMSEEDAFWLVVALLKGAVHAPMERLYRVGLPLVQQYLFQFEQLVNEYMPKLGQHFSEEKINPSMHASQWFITVFSYSFLFPLVLRIWDVFLYEGMKVVFQVGLALLRFCHDDLVSFLLFSDYYDLTVEL